A genomic region of Streptomyces sp. R33 contains the following coding sequences:
- a CDS encoding MarR family winged helix-turn-helix transcriptional regulator, translating into MARDEIDGEAPTLDQARRQVERYGLEVDPQAVLVAVRLISAGARVGRAAEVHFARFGLSTGRYRLLADLEDHGGEKSPSRLAADLDVSRATVTGLLDGLEREGLIARRPSTDDGRGTVAVLTARGAQRLRDMASEHFGLLEAMVGGLSVEERAVFLDLLARVVRGSAALAAY; encoded by the coding sequence ATGGCGAGGGATGAAATCGATGGCGAGGCACCCACGCTGGACCAGGCCAGACGGCAGGTCGAGCGCTACGGTCTGGAGGTCGATCCGCAGGCGGTGCTGGTCGCCGTGCGGCTGATCTCGGCGGGCGCGAGGGTCGGCCGGGCGGCCGAGGTGCACTTTGCCAGGTTCGGCCTGTCGACGGGGCGCTACCGCCTGCTCGCCGACCTCGAAGACCACGGCGGGGAGAAATCCCCCTCGCGCCTTGCGGCCGACCTCGATGTCTCCAGGGCCACGGTCACCGGCCTGCTGGACGGCCTTGAGCGCGAGGGGCTGATCGCCCGCCGCCCGTCCACGGACGACGGCCGGGGCACGGTGGCCGTCCTGACCGCGCGCGGTGCGCAGCGCCTGCGTGACATGGCGTCCGAGCATTTCGGGCTGCTGGAGGCGATGGTGGGCGGGCTTTCCGTCGAGGAGCGTGCGGTGTTCCTGGATCTGCTCGCCCGCGTCGTGCGCGGCAGTGCGGCCCTGGCCGCTTACTGA
- a CDS encoding NmrA family NAD(P)-binding protein — MIVVMGATGATGNALLHSLLTLGTPVRALTRTPHRPIPGMTGAHQPPVEVQYADATDPHSLRTAFKGAGQLFLAMANSPAQVELETRVIDIAAHAGIGHIVKISAPAAEPDSPVAISRGHHAVEEHLRASGLTHTLLRPYAFMQNLLRLAPTVAQGIILGTTGDAPCNYIDCRDIGDVAAAALTRPDIAGDTYALTGPEAVAYPELASRLTTLTGNQIRYVNLTPDELRDNLIHNAHMPTWLADHVTEIQQLAIARPETPTTTVTDILGRQPRTVDAFLHEHHAHFRR, encoded by the coding sequence ATGATCGTTGTCATGGGAGCGACCGGAGCAACCGGGAACGCCCTGCTCCACAGCCTCCTCACACTCGGCACACCCGTCCGCGCACTCACCCGCACCCCGCACAGGCCGATCCCCGGCATGACCGGCGCACACCAACCGCCCGTCGAGGTCCAGTACGCCGACGCCACCGACCCCCACTCCCTGCGCACCGCCTTCAAGGGCGCCGGCCAGCTCTTCCTCGCCATGGCCAACAGCCCCGCACAGGTCGAACTCGAAACCCGCGTCATCGACATCGCCGCCCACGCGGGCATCGGACACATCGTCAAGATCTCCGCACCCGCCGCCGAACCCGACTCCCCGGTCGCCATCTCCCGCGGACACCACGCCGTCGAGGAACACCTGCGCGCCAGCGGCCTCACCCATACCCTCTTGCGCCCCTACGCGTTCATGCAAAACCTCCTGCGCCTGGCCCCCACCGTCGCCCAGGGCATCATCCTCGGCACGACGGGCGACGCGCCCTGCAACTACATCGACTGCCGCGACATCGGCGACGTCGCCGCCGCTGCCCTCACCAGGCCCGACATCGCCGGCGACACCTACGCCCTGACCGGACCCGAAGCCGTCGCCTACCCCGAACTCGCCTCACGACTGACCACCCTGACCGGCAACCAGATCCGCTACGTCAACCTCACCCCGGACGAACTGCGCGACAACCTCATCCACAACGCCCACATGCCCACCTGGCTCGCCGACCACGTGACGGAGATCCAGCAACTCGCCATCGCCCGACCCGAAACCCCCACCACCACTGTCACCGACATCCTCGGCCGCCAGCCCCGCACCGTCGACGCCTTCCTGCACGAACACCACGCCCACTTCCGCCGATGA
- a CDS encoding NADP-dependent oxidoreductase: MKAFVLERYGSPLREVEMPVPVPAPHEVLVRMVASGVNHADERLRSGEFKAIFPFRLPKVMGGELSGEVVEAGSAVRDVAVGDHVYGYVDLAATGTFSEFVAVDAATMAAVPQSVSLVEAAGLPVVALTAWQALVEMGKVKKGQTVLIHGGTGGVGSVAIQLAKHLGCTVATTVSTANIAAARELGADIVIDYRHDDLAQSLAGTPVDLVLDTQGGATLQASLGVLRPGGTVIGITGPPDPAFARRVGVNPVVRLAIRALSARTRRRARALGVTYRFLFITPDSAALRQVAVLVDDGVLRPIIDRVLPFDQTPRALDEALAGGTRGKVLVTTDSKVVTNRG; this comes from the coding sequence GTGAAGGCCTTCGTCCTCGAGAGGTACGGCTCCCCCTTGCGGGAGGTCGAGATGCCCGTACCGGTCCCCGCCCCCCATGAGGTGCTCGTGCGCATGGTCGCGTCGGGCGTCAACCATGCCGACGAGCGGCTCCGCTCCGGCGAGTTCAAGGCAATCTTCCCGTTCCGGCTACCCAAAGTCATGGGCGGTGAGCTCTCCGGCGAGGTCGTGGAGGCCGGCTCCGCGGTACGAGACGTCGCCGTGGGTGACCACGTGTACGGCTATGTCGACTTGGCGGCCACGGGCACCTTCTCCGAGTTCGTCGCGGTCGACGCCGCCACGATGGCAGCCGTGCCCCAGTCCGTGAGCCTGGTCGAGGCCGCGGGGCTTCCAGTCGTCGCGCTCACGGCCTGGCAGGCCCTCGTCGAGATGGGCAAGGTGAAGAAGGGCCAGACCGTCCTCATCCACGGCGGGACCGGTGGCGTGGGATCGGTCGCGATCCAGCTCGCCAAGCACCTGGGCTGCACCGTCGCCACCACCGTCTCGACGGCGAACATCGCAGCCGCCCGAGAGCTTGGTGCCGACATCGTCATCGACTACCGCCACGACGACCTCGCGCAGAGCCTCGCCGGCACGCCCGTCGACCTCGTCCTCGACACCCAGGGCGGAGCCACGCTGCAGGCTTCCCTCGGTGTGCTGCGCCCCGGCGGCACCGTCATCGGCATCACGGGCCCGCCCGACCCGGCCTTCGCGCGGCGCGTCGGCGTCAACCCCGTCGTCCGGCTCGCCATCCGGGCCCTGAGTGCCCGTACTCGCCGCCGGGCACGCGCGCTCGGGGTCACCTACCGCTTCCTGTTCATCACACCTGATAGCGCCGCGCTGCGCCAGGTCGCCGTGCTGGTCGACGACGGGGTGCTGCGCCCGATCATCGACCGGGTGCTCCCGTTCGACCAGACCCCGCGGGCTCTCGACGAGGCGCTCGCCGGCGGCACACGCGGCAAGGTCCTGGTCACCACCGACTCGAAGGTGGTGACCAACCGTGGCTGA
- a CDS encoding SDR family oxidoreductase: MELKNAVAVVTGANRGLGRHLAAQLVERGAKVYGAARRPEAVDVPGVIPLRLDVTDEASVQEAARAASDATLLINNAGISTGVTLIGGDVTEVRREMETNFFGPLAATRAFAPVIEGNGGGAVLNVLSALSWFHPAGLGSYAASKAAAWALSDATREELAPRGITVSALHVGYMDTDMAAGVPADQKVAAPDVAAQALSGIETGLSEILADETSRYVKQSLSAAPQPNAG, from the coding sequence ATGGAACTCAAGAACGCGGTCGCGGTCGTCACCGGCGCAAACCGGGGGCTCGGGCGGCACCTGGCAGCCCAGCTCGTCGAGCGTGGCGCGAAGGTGTACGGCGCGGCCCGACGCCCCGAGGCGGTTGACGTGCCGGGCGTCATCCCGCTGCGGCTGGACGTCACGGACGAGGCGTCGGTACAGGAGGCCGCCCGCGCGGCGTCCGACGCGACACTGCTGATCAACAACGCGGGCATCTCCACCGGCGTGACACTGATCGGAGGCGACGTGACTGAGGTGCGCCGGGAGATGGAGACCAACTTCTTCGGGCCGCTCGCCGCGACCCGCGCATTCGCCCCCGTCATCGAGGGCAACGGCGGCGGCGCCGTACTCAACGTCCTGTCCGCCCTGTCCTGGTTCCACCCGGCCGGCCTCGGCTCCTACGCAGCCTCCAAGGCCGCCGCCTGGGCGCTGAGCGATGCGACCCGTGAGGAGCTGGCACCGCGCGGGATCACCGTCTCGGCTCTGCACGTCGGGTACATGGACACCGACATGGCCGCCGGCGTGCCTGCCGATCAGAAGGTCGCCGCCCCCGACGTCGCGGCCCAGGCCCTGTCCGGCATCGAGACCGGCCTGTCCGAGATCCTCGCCGACGAGACCAGCCGGTACGTCAAGCAGAGCCTGTCCGCGGCACCCCAGCCGAACGCGGGCTGA
- a CDS encoding TetR/AcrR family transcriptional regulator yields MGRVSQAQAQENRRRVVDTASRLFREQGTQVSVADLMKAAGLTHGAFYKQFASKEALVDEATAHAFTELARRYTEGLERYEGRRDAAQQVLIDTYLSVEHRDGPADGCPVAALASDIAREGGGREARRVYTEGVADFADFLATDDQDGIVRLCTLFGALVLSRATNGSPLSEEILAAARAALTEAG; encoded by the coding sequence ATGGGCCGCGTATCGCAGGCGCAGGCGCAGGAAAATCGCAGGCGGGTGGTGGACACCGCCTCCCGGTTGTTCCGGGAGCAGGGCACGCAGGTCAGCGTCGCCGACCTGATGAAGGCGGCCGGTCTGACCCACGGCGCCTTCTACAAGCAGTTCGCCTCCAAGGAGGCGCTCGTCGACGAGGCCACCGCCCACGCCTTCACCGAGCTCGCCCGGCGCTACACCGAGGGACTTGAGCGGTATGAAGGGCGGCGCGACGCCGCCCAGCAGGTGCTGATCGACACCTACCTCTCCGTCGAGCACCGTGACGGCCCGGCGGACGGCTGTCCGGTCGCCGCGCTCGCCTCCGACATTGCGCGCGAAGGCGGGGGACGTGAGGCCCGTCGCGTCTACACCGAGGGGGTGGCCGACTTCGCCGACTTCCTCGCCACTGACGACCAGGACGGCATCGTCCGCCTCTGCACCCTGTTCGGAGCGCTGGTCCTGTCCCGGGCCACCAACGGCTCCCCGCTCTCCGAGGAGATCCTCGCCGCCGCGCGCGCAGCCTTGACCGAAGCAGGCTGA
- a CDS encoding SpoIIE family protein phosphatase has translation MYPRAARAGELGRTFTYTDGLVETSVSDTEGQVDGLAAVLGMGLATTGALDGAADRLLSDLLPDVDDNPDDVTLLLVRIPEVPGTSRTVVLGADASRAHVAPAGLIRRNSRNSPRCMPRT, from the coding sequence GTGTACCCACGGGCAGCGCGTGCGGGGGAACTCGGGCGCACATTCACATATACGGACGGACTCGTGGAGACCTCGGTCAGCGATACCGAAGGGCAGGTCGACGGGCTCGCCGCTGTGCTGGGGATGGGCCTCGCGACGACCGGCGCCCTGGACGGCGCAGCCGACCGGCTGCTGAGCGACCTGCTTCCGGACGTCGACGACAACCCGGACGACGTCACCCTCCTGCTCGTGCGCATCCCGGAGGTTCCGGGCACTTCGCGGACCGTGGTCCTGGGCGCCGATGCAAGCAGGGCACACGTCGCCCCTGCGGGCTTGATCCGTCGTAACTCACGTAATAGTCCGAGGTGTATGCCTCGAACGTGA
- a CDS encoding S8 family peptidase: MDYTKLASPLAAAYERYQQEGGRREPLRRQARMLGLVSVRERAKPLRVVVTLECDPDTLLNGDLGSGIVLNEGGKKVRTAIVDIDALERLSEHPGIKRIVPANRLRPYLNLAQQKVGVSQFRTSSELTGKGVIVGIVDTGIDPQHPAFTGRIERIWDQTVRSGSGVPEGRYGAEFANAGMAMAALSRDTEGHGTHVAGIAAGAEGIAPEARLVIVKTDFDDAHIVDGIQYVFRVARDLDMPAVVNLSLGGHSDAHDGTDTMSQSIEEECGPGRIVVCAAGNEGDDDLHARITVPQGATRQVPCHPGVFEGQPDVFLLNGWYAGSDRLEIAMASPTGATTPFQPVREADRPSQVFDLPGGKVQITTPGPNTANRDINFLVQVEPEITHGPANAGPGKWRLLLRGANVTSGKVDVWMLGRADARPQPQFSGPAVHDALKVGSPGAATSAITVAAFTTRTEWKDIDGIDREAPWLELGDIASFSSEGPRRDGAQKPDITAPGAMIVSALSRDALDMEPAFVTDDQHVALQGTSMASPFVAGLAALILERDPGCDPRKLLELLRENAAVPGAAPGSFDPKWGHGLIDATNL, translated from the coding sequence ATGGACTACACCAAGCTTGCGTCTCCGTTGGCAGCGGCGTACGAGCGTTACCAGCAGGAGGGCGGCAGGCGCGAGCCCCTGCGGCGGCAGGCCCGGATGCTCGGCCTCGTCTCCGTACGGGAGCGAGCCAAGCCCCTGCGCGTCGTCGTCACCCTCGAATGCGACCCGGACACCCTCCTCAATGGCGATCTCGGCAGCGGCATCGTGCTCAACGAGGGCGGCAAGAAGGTACGGACCGCCATCGTCGATATCGACGCCCTCGAACGGCTCAGCGAGCACCCCGGCATCAAGCGCATCGTGCCCGCCAACCGGCTGCGCCCTTACTTGAACCTCGCCCAGCAGAAGGTCGGCGTGTCCCAGTTCCGGACGAGCTCCGAACTGACTGGCAAAGGCGTCATCGTCGGTATCGTCGATACCGGCATCGACCCGCAGCACCCGGCCTTCACCGGGCGCATCGAACGGATCTGGGACCAGACCGTGCGCAGCGGCTCCGGAGTGCCGGAGGGCCGATACGGAGCGGAGTTCGCCAACGCCGGGATGGCCATGGCCGCCCTGTCCCGCGACACCGAGGGCCACGGAACCCACGTTGCCGGCATCGCCGCCGGTGCGGAAGGCATCGCCCCCGAGGCGCGCCTGGTGATCGTCAAGACGGATTTCGACGACGCCCACATCGTCGACGGAATCCAGTACGTCTTCCGCGTCGCCCGAGACCTGGACATGCCAGCGGTCGTCAACCTCAGCCTCGGCGGTCATTCCGACGCGCACGATGGCACCGACACGATGTCCCAGTCCATCGAGGAGGAGTGCGGACCCGGCCGCATCGTGGTCTGCGCCGCCGGCAACGAGGGCGATGACGACCTCCACGCCCGGATCACCGTCCCGCAGGGCGCCACCCGCCAGGTCCCCTGTCATCCCGGCGTCTTCGAAGGCCAACCGGACGTGTTCCTGCTCAACGGCTGGTATGCGGGCAGCGACCGGCTCGAGATCGCCATGGCCTCCCCAACCGGCGCCACGACCCCCTTCCAGCCGGTACGGGAAGCGGACCGGCCGAGCCAGGTCTTCGACCTCCCGGGGGGCAAGGTCCAGATCACCACGCCGGGCCCCAACACTGCCAACCGCGACATCAACTTCCTCGTCCAAGTCGAGCCGGAGATCACTCACGGTCCCGCCAACGCCGGCCCCGGCAAGTGGCGGCTGCTGCTCCGCGGCGCGAACGTCACCAGCGGCAAGGTCGACGTCTGGATGCTCGGCCGCGCTGATGCCAGGCCGCAGCCGCAGTTCAGCGGACCCGCCGTGCACGACGCCCTCAAGGTCGGTTCGCCCGGCGCCGCCACGTCGGCGATCACCGTGGCCGCCTTCACCACCCGTACCGAGTGGAAGGACATCGACGGCATCGACCGGGAGGCGCCATGGTTGGAACTCGGCGACATTGCGAGCTTCAGCAGCGAGGGACCGCGCCGGGACGGGGCGCAGAAGCCCGACATCACTGCCCCCGGCGCCATGATCGTCTCAGCGCTGTCCCGCGACGCCCTTGACATGGAGCCGGCCTTCGTGACGGACGATCAGCACGTGGCGCTCCAGGGAACCAGCATGGCCTCCCCCTTCGTCGCGGGGCTCGCGGCCCTCATCCTGGAGCGGGATCCCGGCTGTGACCCGCGGAAGCTGCTGGAACTCCTCCGGGAGAACGCGGCCGTCCCTGGCGCCGCCCCGGGCAGCTTCGACCCCAAGTGGGGGCACGGCCTCATCGACGCCACCAACCTCTGA